Proteins from a genomic interval of Schaalia odontolytica:
- a CDS encoding L-lactate dehydrogenase, with amino-acid sequence MENQAQTLYPAKSSGRPSKIAIIGAGAVGTAVAYACAMRGDARSIVLQDINKAKVEAEALDMAHGIQFTPAGSIEGSDDVEIVAGSDLIIVTAGAKQQPGQSRLELAGSTVNLMKKIVPNLQKVAPDARFMFITNPVDVVTYAALKITGLPRNQVFGSGTVLDTSRLRYLVSRETGVATQNIHAYIAGEHGDSEVALWSSAEIGNVPLSQWGPTLSGGVFDSALRASIAQEVVQSAYKIIEGKGATNYAIGLAASKIAGAVLRDEQRVLTISTLLEDWEGISDVVMAAPTIVGRDGAGRVLNPPLTLNERDGLTASAERLRQVARDLGF; translated from the coding sequence GTGGAAAATCAAGCGCAGACCCTGTACCCGGCAAAGTCCTCCGGACGACCCTCCAAGATTGCCATCATCGGCGCCGGCGCCGTTGGCACGGCAGTCGCCTATGCGTGTGCAATGCGTGGCGATGCCCGTTCAATCGTCCTGCAGGATATCAACAAGGCCAAGGTTGAGGCCGAGGCCCTCGACATGGCCCACGGTATCCAGTTCACTCCGGCCGGATCGATTGAAGGATCCGACGACGTGGAGATCGTCGCCGGATCTGACCTGATCATCGTGACCGCCGGAGCTAAGCAGCAGCCCGGACAATCCCGCCTCGAGCTTGCCGGTTCGACGGTGAACCTGATGAAGAAGATCGTTCCGAACCTGCAAAAAGTCGCTCCCGACGCGCGCTTCATGTTCATCACGAACCCCGTTGACGTCGTGACCTACGCTGCGCTGAAGATCACTGGGCTGCCCCGCAACCAGGTCTTCGGATCGGGCACGGTGCTTGATACCTCCCGGCTTCGTTACCTCGTCTCGCGTGAGACGGGCGTGGCCACTCAGAATATTCACGCCTACATCGCGGGCGAGCACGGCGACTCCGAGGTGGCCCTGTGGTCCAGCGCGGAGATCGGCAACGTTCCCCTTTCGCAGTGGGGACCGACCCTCAGCGGCGGAGTGTTCGATTCCGCGCTGCGTGCCTCGATCGCGCAGGAAGTTGTGCAGAGCGCCTACAAGATTATCGAGGGTAAGGGGGCCACGAACTACGCGATCGGCCTGGCCGCCTCGAAGATCGCGGGTGCTGTCCTGCGAGACGAGCAGCGCGTCCTGACGATCTCAACGCTGCTCGAGGACTGGGAGGGCATCTCCGATGTCGTCATGGCGGCGCCAACGATCGTTGGGCGCGACGGCGCCGGGCGTGTGCTCAACCCGCCGCTGACCCTCAACGAGCGTGACGGACTGACCGCGTCTGCCGAGCGACTGCGCCAGGTCGCTCGTGACCTCGGCTTCTGA